Proteins encoded by one window of Vanacampus margaritifer isolate UIUO_Vmar chromosome 17, RoL_Vmar_1.0, whole genome shotgun sequence:
- the LOC144036984 gene encoding class I histocompatibility antigen, F10 alpha chain-like, which yields MWTMNLFGLFVVVVQIHSVTPVLHSLKYFQTASSHIPNLPSYLVVGYVDGVLIVRYDSKSRKAKAKQDWMNKINEVDPHYWEAQTQKNIYSEQVNKINIEIAKERFNQTGGVHMFQEMYGCEWDDETDEVDGWQHLSYDGEDFISFDLSTLRWIAVKPQAVVTKHKWDQDDVGNQHLKFYYSEICPFYLKKYVSSGKDFLMRTELPVVSLLQKTPSSPITCHASGFYPSVSALFWRKDGEELHEDVEIGELLPNHDGTFQTTAHLKAELPADAEGRYECVFQLAGVKDEMVTKLDRRSILSNHEEDATKVTLAVVVPLALLALLAPLLVLLVKRYKSPPGEGCKCWPACRQHSGSQVATFHCYAPASADASEPEPASKTVSEPDAETANESVPGIGSGTSSS from the exons ATGTGGACGATGAACTTGTTCGGATTGTTTGTGGTGGTTGTGCAAATCCACAGCGTGACGCCTG tgctTCACTCGCTCAAATATTTCCAAACTGCGTCCTCTCATATTCCAAACTTGCCATCGTACTTGGTTGTTGGTTATGTTGACGGCGTTCTGATTGTTCGTTACGACAGCAAGAGCAGGAAAGCAAAAGCCAAACAGGACTGGATGAACAAAATCAACGAGGTTGATCCGCACTACTGGGAGGCACAGACacagaaaaatatttatagtGAGCAGGTCAACAAAATCAACATTGAAATTGCTAAAGAGCGCTTCAACCAAACTGgag gTGTTCACATGTTCCAGGAGATGTATGGCTGCGAATGGGACGACGAGACTGACGAGGTTGACGGTTGGCAACACCTCAGTTACGACGGCGAAGACTTCATCTCGTTTGACTTGTCGACACTGAGATGGATCGCAGTTAAGCCGCAAGCTGTCGTCACCAAACACAAGTGGGACCAAGACGACGTCGGGAATCAACACCTGAAGTTTTATTACTCTGAGATTTGTCCTTTTTACTTGAAGAAGTATGTGAGCTCTGGGAAGGACTTCCTGATGAGAACAG AGCTGCCGGTGGTGTCGCTGCTGCAGAAGACGCCTTCGTCGCCGATCACGTGCCACGCCAGCGGTTTCTACCCGTCGGTGTCCGCCCTGTTTTGGAGGAAGGACGGCGAGGAGCTCCACGAGGACGTGGAGATCGGAGAGCTCCTCCCCAACCACGACGGAACCTTCCAGACGACGGCCCACCTGAAAGCGGAGCTGCCGGCCGACGCGGAGGGCCGCTACGAATGCGTCTTCCAGCTGGCCGGCGTCAAGGACGAAATGGTCACCAAGCTGGACAGAAGAAGCATCCTGAGTAACCATg AGGAAGACGCCACTAAGGTGACGCTGGCCGTTGTTGTCCCCTTGGCGCTCCTCGCTCTGCTGGCGCCGCTGCTCGTGCTCCTCGTCAAACGTTACAAAAGCCCACCAGGTGAGGGATGCAAATGTTGGCCTGCCTGCCGGCAACATTCAGGATCACAAGTCGCAACTTTCCACTGCTACGCTCCAGCTT CTGCTGACGCTTCCGAGCCCGAGCCGGCCTCAAAGACCGTTTCCGAACCTGATGCCGAAACTGCTAACGAGTCGGTTCCTGGTATAGGTTCCGGGACCAGTTCCTCGTGA
- the LOC144036985 gene encoding class I histocompatibility antigen, F10 alpha chain-like, translating to MWKMNLFGLFVVVVQIHSVTPVLHSLKYFQTASSHIPNLASFLVVGYVDGVQVVSYDSKSRKAKAKQDWMNKITAEDPHYWEGQTQIGIGNEQAYKVNIETAKLRFNQTGGVHMVQRMHGCEWDDETDEVDGWEHQSYDGEDFISFDLSTLRWIAVKPQAVASKHKLDQADAWNQYQKHYLTEICPSYLKKFVSYGRDFLMRTELPVVSLLQKTPSSPITCHASGFYPSVSALFWRKDGEELHEDVEIGELLPNHDGTFQTTAHLKAELPADAEGRYECVFQLAGVEDEMVTKLDRRSILSNREEDATKVTLAVVVPLALLALLAPLLVLLVKRHKSPPANYAPASADASDPDPEPASKSVSEPDSETASDSGTSSS from the exons ATGTGGAAGATGAACTTGTTCGGATTGTTTGTGGTGGTTGTGCAAATCCACAGCGTGACGCCTG tgctTCACTCGCTCAAATATTTCCAAACTGCGTCCTCTCATATTCCAAACTTGGCATCGTTCTTGGTTGTTGGTTATGTTGACGGCGTTCAGGTTGTTAGTTACGACAGCAAGAGCAGGAAAGCAAAAGCCAAACAGGACTGGATGAACAAAATCACCGCCGAGGATCCGCACTACTGGGAGGGACAGACACAGATCGGTATTGGTAATGAGCAGGCCTACAAAGTCAACATTGAAACTGCTAAATTGCGCTTCAACCAAACTGgag GTGTTCACATGGTCCAAAGGATGCATGGCTGCGAATGGGACGACGAGACTGACGAGGTTGACGGTTGGGAACACCAAAGTTACGACGGCGAAGATTTCATCTCGTTTGACTTGTCGACACTGAGATGGATCGCAGTTAAGCCTCAAGCTGTCGCCAGCAAACACAAGTTGGACCAAGCGGACGCCTGGAATCAATACCAGAAGCATTACTTGACTGAGATTTGTCCTTCTTACTTGAAGAAGTTTGTGAGCTATGGGAGGGACTTCCTGATGAGAACAG AGCTGCCGGTGGTGTCGCTGCTGCAGAAGACGCCTTCGTCGCCGATCACGTGCCACGCCAGCGGTTTCTACCCGTCGGTGTCCGCCCTGTTTTGGAGGAAGGACGGCGAGGAGCTCCACGAGGACGTGGAGATCGGAGAGCTCCTCCCCAACCACGACGGAACCTTCCAGACGACGGCCCACCTGAAAGCGGAGCTGCCGGCCGACGCGGAGGGCCGCTACGAATGCGTCTTCCAGCTGGCCGGCGTCGAGGACGAAATGGTCACCAAGCTGGACAGAAGAAGCATCCTGAGTAACCGAg AGGAAGACGCCACTAAGGTGACGCTGGCCGTTGTTGTCCCCTTGGCGCTCCTCGCTCTGCTGGCGCCGCTGCTCGTGCTCCTCGTCAAGCGTCACAAAAGCCCACCAG CCAACTACGCTCCAGCTT CTGCTGACGCTTCCGACCCCGATCCCGAGCCGGCCTCAAAGTCCGTTTCCGAGCCTGATTCCGAAACTGCTTCAGATTCCGGGACCAGTTCCTCGTGA
- the LOC144036987 gene encoding distal membrane-arm assembly complex protein 1-like, producing MATPVTPMPTEENVPMPKSKTNLKNCWSCRVICGSGLILSGAYVFNAARKVMRLGEPTTLGKVLQLTFAAGLAAWGVVVITDPVGKAQREA from the exons ATGGCGACCCCCGTGACACCGATGCCGACAGAAGAAAACGTCCCAATGCCGAAGTCCAAGACGAATTTGAAGAATTGCTGGAGCTGTAGAGTCATCTGCGGCAGCGGCCTGATCTTGTCCGGCGCTTACGTGTTCAACGCCGCCCGCAAAGTGATGCGTCTCGGCGAACCGACCACACTGGGGAAGGTCTTGCAGCTAACTTTTGCTGCAG GTTTGGCGGCGTGGGGAGTGGTGGTCATCACTGACCCTGTGGGGAAAGCGCAAAGGGAGGCGTGA
- the LOC144036986 gene encoding uncharacterized protein LOC144036986 produces the protein MGGDDQHGAAGAGWTQSGRCVDEEVVTGIRLIWALFYVADEEPQMRHATRANGGDKEATRTRQMRVFYVADDEPQMRHETRANGSRSRSYQRQTNLPAQPVKHPTASKNN, from the exons ATGGGCGGAGATGACCAGCATGGAGCCGCTGGAGCTGGATGGACCCAATCG GGCAGATGTGTCGATGAAGAAGTAGTGACCGGCATCCGACTAATCTGGGCTTTGTTTTACGTTGCGGATGAAGAACCCCAGATGAGACATGCGACCAG GGCAAATGGTGGAGATAAAGAAGCTACCCGCACCAGACAAATGAGGGTATTTTACGTTGCGGATGATGAGCCCCAGATGAGACACGAGACCAG GGCAAATGGGTCGAGATCAAGAAGCTACCAGCGTCAAACGAATCTTCCAGCCCAGCCGGTCAAGCACCCTACAGCTTCAAAAAACAACTAG